The sequence GATCGAGGACGTCGGCCGCCGGCACGGATCCCTCGTGGCCGGGCGCGCGGCGGTGTACCTGCGGGCGGACGATCCCGGGCTCCTCCGGGCCGCGCTCGCCGAGCGGAAGCTGGCCGCCCTGCGGCCCCGCCTGATCGCCCCGACCGTCGCCGTCCTGCACGGGACCGACCTGGCCCCGCTGCTCGCCACGCTGCGGGGTGCCGGCTACCTCCCGGTGGAGGAGGACGAGGCCGGGGCCGTGATCGGGCCGGTCCCGGTCCGGGACGCGGTGCCGCTCCTGCCCCCAGTGTCCTTCCGGCCGCTCAGCGCCCGTCAGGCAGCGGCCCTGGCCGAGGCCATCGTCACGGGCCGGCCGGCAACCCGGGCGCAGCCGGCGGCGCCCCGGGACCCGGAGGCGCCTGCGGTCCCGGCGTCCCCCAACGGGGTCTCGCTGCTGAGCGGCACCACCTACCGGAGCCGGGAGCAGCTGCGCCGCCTGTTCGACGCCGCCGTCGCCCACAACGCCACTGTCGAGATCTTCTACCGTCCCCCGAGGGGCCGAGCCTCGCTGCGGCCCATCGAACCGTTCTTTGCCGACGCGGCCGGTGTATCGGCCTGGGACCTGACGTCCCGCCGCGACCGCGACTTCGAGCTGGGGCGCATCGAGTGGGCGCGGGCCATCAACGAACCGGTCCCGGCCGGGCCCCCGAAAGGCATCTGATGGCCAATGACCCGCTGATCGTCCAGTCCGACCACACCGCCCTGCTCGAGGTGGACCACCCGGCCGCCGAGGCGTGCCGGGCCGGACTGGCGCGCTTCGCCGAGCTGGAGAAGAGCCCGGAGCACGTGCACACCTACCGCATCACGCCGCTGTCGCTGTGGAACGCCCGGGCGGCGGGCATGTCGGCCCGGGAGATGATCGACGTCCTGCAGGCGTTCTCCCGGTACCCGGTGCCCACGTCGATCCTGGTGGAGATCACCGACCAGGTGGCCCGCTACGGGCGACTACGGCTGGAAAAGGTGGGGGACGACCTGCAGCTCATCACTGCCGAACCCGCCGTGCTGGAGGAGGTGCTGCGCTCCAAGAAGGTGGCCCCGCTGGGCTTGCGCCGGCTCTCCCCCACCGCCGCCGCCCTTCCCTCCGGCGAGCGGGGGCGCCTGAAGCAGGTGCTGATCAAGATCGGCTGGCCGGTGGAGGACCTGGCGGGCTACCTGCCGGGCGCCCCGCTCCCCATCGCCCTGCGGGAGGAGACGCTGGCCGGCAAGCCCTTCGGCCTCCGGCCCTTCCAGCGGGACGCCATCGCCTCGTTCTGGGCCGCGGGCCAGGCCGAGGGCGGGAGCGGCGTGGTCGTCCTGCCGTGCGGGGCGGGCAAGACCGTGGTCGGCATGGGCGTGATGGCCAAGGCGGAGACCCACACGCTGATCCTGGTCACCAGCATCGTCGCCGCCCGCCAGTGGCGCACCGAGCTGCTCGACAAGACCTCGATCAAGCCCGAAGAGATCGGGGAGTACTCGGGCGAGTCCAAGGAGATCCGGCCGGTGACGCTGGCCACCTACCAGATCGTCACCCACCGGCGGAAGGGGGAGCACCCGCACCTGGCGCTGTTCCAGGAGCAGAACTGGGGACTCGTCGTGTACGACGAGGTCCACCTGCTCCCCGCCCCGGTATTCCGGATGACCGCTGAGATCCAGTCCAAACGCCGCCTCGGCCTCACCGCCACCCTGGTGCGGGAGGACCACCGGGAGGACGACGTGTTCTCCCTCATCGGGCCCAAGCGCTTCGACACGCCCTGGCGGGACCTCGAGGCGCAGGGCTGGATCGCCCCGGCCACCTGCACCGAGGTGCGGGTCGGGGTGCCCCAGCACCTGCGCTACGACTACGCCGTGGCCGACGGGCCCGACCGCTACCGGGTGGCCGCCACCAACCCGGTGAAGCTGCAGGCGCTGCGCAAGTTGGTCGACCTGCACGAGGCGGACCGGGTGCTGGTGATCGGCCAGTACCTGGACCAGCTGGACGACGTGGCCGCCATGCTCGGGGCGCCGCTCATCACCGGCTCGACGCCCACCGCCGCCCGGGAGAAGCTCTACGCCCAGTTCCGGGACGGCTCGGTCCGGCTGCTGGTGGTGTCCAAGGTGGCCAACTTCTCCATCGACCTGCCGGAGGCCAACGTGGCCATCCAGATCTCGGGCACCTTCGGTTCCCGGCAGGAGGAGGCGCAGCGGCTCGGCCGGGTGCTGCGCCCCAAGGCGGGCGGGGGCCAGGCGTCGTTCTACACGCTGGTGAGCCGGGAGACCCAGGACCAGGACTTCGCCCTGCACCGCCAGCTGTTCCTGGCCGAGCAGGGCTACCGGTACTCGATCATCGACGCCTCGGCGCTCGGGGTGGAGGACATCCCCGAGCCGGAGGGCTGGGTGCCGCCCGAGGACAGGGCATCGCAGACCACGGAGGCGGCGCCCGGCATGCCGCCGGTCCCGGCCCGGGAGAACCTGCCGGAGAACGTGATCCCGTTCCGCTCCGCCCGGGGCGCGCGGGGGTAGGGGCCAGGTTAGTTTCCCCCGGGAGTCGCCGCTCGGACCTGGGGCGGCTCCGCAAGCCGGATACCAAACTCTCGGGCGTAAGCATCCAGGACCGCCTGATCGCTGGGTAGAGCGGTCTCCACCTTCGTGCCATCCTCGGTGCGGATCAGGCGCGTGCCGGTCAGGGTGATCCTGCCGGTGGCGGTCGCCCGGGAGCACATCAGCACCTGGCGGAACCAGGAGTCCGGAGAGGTCGCCTGCCACCAGCAGGTCGGGACGAAGTCCTCCAACGCTCGGGGGCGCCTCTCGACCCGGTAGCGGGGCCGCCCGTCGCGCACGACGTCGAGGTCGTCCCCGGCGGCCACCACCTCGAAGGTGCCCGCCGGGTCGGCCTGCTCCCCGCGGGCGGCGCGGAGCGGCCCCCGGCTGTGGTCCCCGAACCCGACGTCCGCCAGCCACCGCTCTCCCCCGGCGCCGACCTCCAGCACCAGGTGGTCGAAGGGCGGGCCGAGGTCGCCGTCGTCGCCGAAGACCCGGGCGGACAGCAGGGCCACCTCGTAGCCGAGGGCACCGAGGAGGAACGAGAACGCACCGTTCAGCTCGTAGCAGAACCCGCCCCGGTGGCGGTCGGTCAGCTTGCCCACCAGGGCCTCCTCGGTCAGGACGATGGGCTCGCCGAGGTGGATGCTGAGGTTCTCGAAGGGCACCGCCTGCAAGTGGGCCTCGTGCAGTGCCTTCAGGGCATCGGCCGTCGGTGCAGCCGGCCGCTCGGCGCCGATGCGGGCCAGGTACCGGTCGACCGTGGCGCCGTCCATCGCTAGGGCGCGAACAGGCTCCGGGCCTGGCGGGTGTTGCGGCAGTTCGGGTAGGCGGAGCAGCCGAGGAACAGCCCGGTGGGCCCCCGCCGGCCCCGCATCTCCTGGCCGCAGGAACACCGGATCCCCAGGGTGCGGGCCGAGGTGGTGAGGTCGATCGGCTCGGCGTCCCGCTCGTAGGCGCCGCAGGCGGCGCACGCCACACGGGGCACCCCGGCGGGTCCGGGACGGAGGGCGAGCTCGCCTGGGCACGCCCGGCACCGCCCCAGTGCCCCAGCAGGCCCAGCAGTCCCCGGCGCTCCGGCAGTCGCCGGGGCCTCGGTGGGCGCCGATGGCGCCGGGCGGGATGCGGCCGGGCCGAACGCCGCACGAGGCGCGGCGGGCGTGCCGATCGCCTCCAGCAGCAGCTTCACGCCACCCGGATCGGTCATCCGCAGCGCCCACGGCTCCTGTTTGGGGAACAGCCATGCCAGGGTGGGAAGGAGCACCAGCCGGGATCCAAGCTCCTCCCGGCGCATCCCTTCCACCCGTTGCCCGAGCAGGCCGGCGGCCCAGGGCGGGAGCCCAGCGGGCCACACCACAAGATCGGTCGCCTGCGACACGTCGTGTTCGAAGACATTGGCGGTGTCCGCCGAGGGGCGCAGCAGCTGCCAGCCCCCATCCCCACCCGGGCTGGCCGCCAGCATCCCGGGATCGAGGGGGGCGGCCGAGCGGCAGAGGTTGCCGAGGATCGCCCAGACCGGCGACTGGGCGGGCCGCCGCTTCCCCCCCGCGCCGGCCCCGCCGCCGCCGTGCAGGTACGCCCCGTCCGAGAGGCACACCAGCTTCCCCCGGGCCCTCGTCACCGCGACGTTCAACAGGCGCAGGCCGTCGTCGCTGCGGAACAGCGTGCCGGGCTGCTGGGGGGCCGAGTCCACCAGGTCGAGGATGATGGCGTCCCGCTCGC comes from Actinomycetota bacterium and encodes:
- a CDS encoding arylamine N-acetyltransferase, with the protein product MDGATVDRYLARIGAERPAAPTADALKALHEAHLQAVPFENLSIHLGEPIVLTEEALVGKLTDRHRGGFCYELNGAFSFLLGALGYEVALLSARVFGDDGDLGPPFDHLVLEVGAGGERWLADVGFGDHSRGPLRAARGEQADPAGTFEVVAAGDDLDVVRDGRPRYRVERRPRALEDFVPTCWWQATSPDSWFRQVLMCSRATATGRITLTGTRLIRTEDGTKVETALPSDQAVLDAYAREFGIRLAEPPQVRAATPGGN
- a CDS encoding DNA repair helicase XPB, whose amino-acid sequence is MANDPLIVQSDHTALLEVDHPAAEACRAGLARFAELEKSPEHVHTYRITPLSLWNARAAGMSAREMIDVLQAFSRYPVPTSILVEITDQVARYGRLRLEKVGDDLQLITAEPAVLEEVLRSKKVAPLGLRRLSPTAAALPSGERGRLKQVLIKIGWPVEDLAGYLPGAPLPIALREETLAGKPFGLRPFQRDAIASFWAAGQAEGGSGVVVLPCGAGKTVVGMGVMAKAETHTLILVTSIVAARQWRTELLDKTSIKPEEIGEYSGESKEIRPVTLATYQIVTHRRKGEHPHLALFQEQNWGLVVYDEVHLLPAPVFRMTAEIQSKRRLGLTATLVREDHREDDVFSLIGPKRFDTPWRDLEAQGWIAPATCTEVRVGVPQHLRYDYAVADGPDRYRVAATNPVKLQALRKLVDLHEADRVLVIGQYLDQLDDVAAMLGAPLITGSTPTAAREKLYAQFRDGSVRLLVVSKVANFSIDLPEANVAIQISGTFGSRQEEAQRLGRVLRPKAGGGQASFYTLVSRETQDQDFALHRQLFLAEQGYRYSIIDASALGVEDIPEPEGWVPPEDRASQTTEAAPGMPPVPARENLPENVIPFRSARGARG